One Panicum virgatum strain AP13 chromosome 9K, P.virgatum_v5, whole genome shotgun sequence genomic region harbors:
- the LOC120648666 gene encoding protein TIFY 11e-like: protein MEAAAGSVQRQGRGARFAAAGGVLSQYVKAAAEARPAAVAVLPLMPGADVPGAHEEAEAETGPAPAPQQLTISYGGRVVVLEDVPADRAAELLRVAAAAQGAAPRALAAGDLPVARKASLQLFMEKRRGRTAARGSPYSRPDADGASPHLDHLALAL, encoded by the coding sequence AtggaagcggcggcggggagcgttCAGCGGCAGGGCCGCGGCGCCCggttcgcggcggcgggcggcgtgctGAGCCAGTAcgtcaaggcggcggcggaggcgcggcctgcggcggtggcggtgctccCTCTGATGCCGGGCGCGGACGTGCCCGGCGCgcacgaggaggcggaggcggagaccgggccggcgccggcgccgcagcagCTGACCATCTCGTACGGCGGGCGCGTGGTGGTGCTCGAGGACGTCCCCGCCGATAGGGCGGCCGAGCTGCTCCGCGTCGCGGCGGCCGCGCAgggcgcggcgccgcgcgcgctggCGGCGGGCGACCTGCCGGTGGCGAGGAAGGCGTCGCTGCAGCTGTTCATGGAGAAGCGCAGGGGCCGCACCGCCGCGCGCGGGTCGCCATACAGCCGCCCGGACGCCGACGGCGCGTCGCCGCACCTGGACCACCTCGCGCTCGCGCTCTGA
- the LOC120651155 gene encoding protein TIFY 11e-like, producing MAAAAPASGGTARAWPPAASRFAAACGALSHYVRSAEAERAQGPPAAPVPVRRPLPLMPGADVGAPDPAAEAAPAPAQMTIVYGDQVLVLDGVPADRAAGLLRLATAAARGGPAPAPAPAPADLPVARKASLQRFMEKRRDRAAARGAPYRRPDAGDACPAADDQKYLKLAL from the coding sequence ATGGCAGCGGCGGCACCAGCTTCAGGAGGCACGGCCCGCgcgtggccgccggcggcctcccgGTTCGCAGCGGCGTGCGGCGCGCTCAGCCACTACGTCAGGTCGGCCGAAGCCGAGAGGGCGCaggggccgccggccgcgcccgtgCCTGTGCGGCGGCCGCTCCCGCTCATGCCGGGCGCCGACGTCGGCGCCCCGGATCCCGCCGCCGAagcggctccggcgccggcgcagatGACCATCGTGTACGGCGACCAGGTGCTGGTGCTCGACGGCGTCCCCGCGGACAGGGCGGCGGGCCTGCtgcgcctcgccaccgccgcggcgcggggaggaccagcacccgcgcccgcgccagcgCCCGCCGACCTGCCGGTGGCGAGGAAGGCGTCGCTGCAGCGGTTCATGGAGAAGCGCAGGGAccgggccgccgcccgcggggCGCCGTACCGCCGCCCggacgccggcgacgcgtgCCCGGCAGCTGATGACCAGAAGTATCTCAAGCTCGCGCTCTGA
- the LOC120651156 gene encoding protein TIFY 11e-like has translation MAAAAAAMTSPGAGTGSGIASTSRQFAAACGALGRYVKAAERTRPVRPLPLMPGADVDAYATDGDDDEQEQREAGPAPAPAQLTIAYGGRVVVLDDVPADKAANLLRLAATAARGGTVESQRIAADDDLPAARKASLQRFMEKRRGRAAARGALYRRPDVGDACHDDHLKLAL, from the coding sequence atggcggcggcggcggcggctatgaCAAGTCCAGGCGCAGGCACGGGTAGCGGTATCGCGTCGACCAGCCGGCAgttcgcggcggcgtgcggcgcgctGGGCCGGTACGTGAAGGCAGCCGAGCGGACGCGGCCGGTGCGGCCCCTCCCCCTCATGCCGGGCGCCGACGTCGACGCCTACGCcaccgacggcgacgacgacgagcaggagcagcgcgaggcggggccggcgcccgcgcccgcgcagctGACCATCGCCTACGGCGGGCGCGTGGTGGTGCTCGACGACGTCCCGGCGGACAAGGCGGCGAACCTGCTgcgcctcgccgccaccgcggcgcgTGGGGGGACCGTGGAGTCCCAGCGGATCGCGGCGGACGACGacctgccggcggcgaggaaggcgtCGCTGCAGCGGTTCATGGAGAAGCGcaggggccgcgccgccgcgcgcggggcgCTGTACCGTCGGCCGGACGTCGGCGACGCGTGCCACGACGACCATCTCAAGCTCGCGCTCTGA